The nucleotide sequence GGAGGGCGTGGCGCGGGTGGGCGGCTTCGACGTCTTCGAGCAGCCGCTGGAGGTGAAGCGCCGCATCGGCTACCTGCCGGAGACGCCGCCGCTCTACCCGGAGATGACGGTGCGGGGGTACCTCAAGTTCGTCGCCTCGCTGAAGGGTCTGCCCGGCCGTGGCATCCGGGACGAGGTGGAGCGGGTGGCCGGCCTCACCGGCGTGGCGCACGTGCTGGACCGCGTCATCCAGAACCTCTCCAAGGGCTACAAGCAGCGCGTCGGCATCGCCCAGGCGCTGCTCGGCTCGCCGCCGGTGCTCATCCTGGACGAGCCCACGGAAGGGCTGGACCCCACGCAGCGCGCGGAGGTCCGCGCCCTCATCAAGGGGCTGGCCGGCAAGCACACCGTCATCCTCTCCACGCACATCCTCCCGGAGGTGACGATGACGTGCGAGAAGGTGCTC is from Pyxidicoccus xibeiensis and encodes:
- a CDS encoding ABC transporter ATP-binding protein translates to MIEVQHLTKRYRDRVAVEDLTFTVEEGEILGFLGPNGAGKSTTMKILTGFLPPSEGVARVGGFDVFEQPLEVKRRIGYLPETPPLYPEMTVRGYLKFVASLKGLPGRGIRDEVERVAGLTGVAHVLDRVIQNLSKGYKQRVGIAQALLGSPPVLILDEPTEGLDPTQRAEVRALIKGLAGKHTVILSTHILPEVTMTCEKVLIINQGKIVAYDEIRKLASLHGQAESASLEEVFIKLTAA